From a single Vanessa atalanta chromosome 26, ilVanAtal1.2, whole genome shotgun sequence genomic region:
- the LOC125073902 gene encoding heterogeneous nuclear ribonucleoprotein U-like protein 2 translates to MDPAKMKVVDLRSELGALGLDTKGNKPALVERLKKALEAKSGKTFADTSILDTSSEEVEEPATPRRSAAARTTRRSSSSRLAATPAKLPREETPQIIEEEPKEEEPKKKEVPQVPSKEEVPPPEPEPEREPEREPEPEPEPEREPLPVPEPVKEPEVPQQIEKPEPEVDSKEEISKDDIYSIDDPSDSPDEVKQDTEGTEEEEQEPSPQEETNSKQVEQQNEVTEGNDDVKMDQSEEDNDVKDKNCDNGERERSRRWEMTEEEEWEQLNERLIQKEQERLEREKQQAEEDAKRLEEVSKDPIKLQRLKRKQEKKARWSNFYKTIEVTNEVLAPVEEPSKDKKDLIEQKPEPELDDDKVTLSWYDSDLNQYLELPQLNSVVPLSDGAFAHAWAGARASHGVGAGRLVYEVRVGSVVTTTESTEKESVASGLRVGWSTDDSTLHLGDGELSWGYESTGRIVNNCEFKEYGKQFSEKDVLGVYLDLESTPCKISYTLNGIELGTAFEFDKEKLEGKALFPHILTKNVCYKVNFGYDRYTMLTKTKIVRKRLEIPVEQVLEEKRKREEEIKKQKEEAARRERERREREKKDREERQKKKREERERQERERKAAQDKRDKDNSMEVDEEKEDKDKQEKEKDKEEEMENDVQEVPKEEENSEEPKENGEKSDVAPVEVKTEPMETEEKPSIDKDSGEVKEEPSEDVKEVTEEQVLTGHVLDKRIKFVIRHAVEEELDGAEACLVPGYELLAAAALAPGPRRPARLADCEVILMVGLPGSGKTFWAKKHCSEHPDRRYNILSTGALFERMKVDCKPFRSSYEGKWDAMVSKCAKCVIKMLEIAKGRRRNFILDQTNVYPSAQRRKLREFEGYRRVAVVLVADEKTQRTRAATREAADGKEVPDPAALDMKANFSLPERGAWLDDVLYAELDEAEAREVVEGYHREAAAAGAVRDKDKRSRSASRDAPPAKRARSPDRERRERRRDHPRDREDRWGGGGSRWGPASGQGGGHGGSGGRGGRRGGRDRGGGMGPGPTRFDRGWAPPPPRNEFGRDRDSFRGGRGGPGGPRQDRGPGGPGGPGGPGGPAGPGGPGLGGPGARGPPGGDRFQRDNRNQNRGPPHQNDKRQGPPQGGNQGGTGSWQRGSQQQPRGPRPTQQVSRQDNQNQPQNQNQNQNQQQGWNQWAGGWGGWGNWNNQNQAGWGNWNNWNNWGNQQQGVQGAGGKQQPQQQQQQQQGQQGQQGQWGGYSAQQWYQWQQWQQQQQQGWQGYQQQQGNPQTNTNAADAAQAWAQFYQNYGGANTGNTNATNAAVEKK, encoded by the exons atggatcCAGCTAAGATGAAAGTGGTGGATCTAAGATCCGAGCTTGGCGCTCTAGGCTTGGATACTAAGGGTAACAAACCGGCTTTAGTGGAAAGGTTAAAGAAGGCTTTAGAAGCTAAATCAGGCAAAA ctTTTGCTGATACTTCAATTTTAGACACATCATCTGAAGAAGTGGAGGAACCTGCGACGCCTAGACGATCTGCGGCCGCGAGAACCACCCGCAGGTCATCTTCATCTAGGCTGGCTGCAACTCCCGCCaag TTACCTCGAGAAGAAACCCCACAAATAATTGAAGAAGAACCAAAAGAGGAAGAACCAAAAAAGAAGGAGGTACCACAAGTACCATCAAAGGAAGAGGTACCACCACCAGAACCAGAGCCGGAACGAGAACCGGAACGAGAACCGGAACCAGAACCGGAACCAGAACGGGAACCTTTACCTGTTCCAGAACCAGTTAAAGAACCTGAAGTGCCTCAACAAATTGAAAAACCTGAACCAGAAGTGGATTCGAAAGAAGAAATATCAAAAGACGATATTTACAGTATAGATGATCC GAGTGACTCCCCCGATGAAGTCAAGCAAGACACAGAGGGTACAGAGGAAGAGGAGCAAG aacCAAGTCCCCAAGAAGAAACAAATAGCAAGCAGGTGGAACAACAAAATGAAGTGACTGAAGGGAATGACGATGTGAAAATGGACCAAAGCGAAGAAGACAATGACGTAAAAGATAAAAACTGTGACAATGGAGAAAGAGAGAGAAgt CGGAGATGGGAAATGACGGAAGAGGAAGAATGGGAACAGCTCAACGAGAGGCTCATACAGAAGGAGCAGGAGAGACTCGAGAGAGAAAAGCAGCAGGCCGAGGAGGACGCGAAGCGCTTAGAAGAAGTGAGCAAG GATCCAATTAAATTGCAGCGGTTGAAACGGAAACAAGAGAAAAAAGCTCGGTGGAGTAACTTCTATAAGACTATAGAAGTCACCAATGAAGTGCTAGCTCCTGTTGAA GAGCCGAGTAAAGACAAAAAGGATTTGATAGAACAGAAACCGGAGCCTGAATTGGACGACGACAAAGTCACGCTATCTTggt ACGACAGCGACTTGAACCAGTACCTGGAGCTGCCGCAACTGAACAGCGTGGTGCCGCTCAGCGACGGAGCCTTCGCCCACGCGTGGGCCGGCGCGCGGGCCTCGCACGGCGTGGGCGCCGGCCGACTCGTGTACGAG GTTCGTGTCGGCTCTGTAGTGACGACAACAGAATCGACGGAAAAAGAATCAGTAGCGAGCGGACTCAGAGTCGGCTGGTCCACGGATGATTCAACTTTGCACCTcg GTGATGGTGAACTCAGTTGGGGCTACGAGAGCACGGGTCGCATCGTTAACAACTGCGAGTTCAAGGAATACGGGAAGCAGTTTTCTGAAAAGGACGTGCTTGGAGTATACTTG GATTTAGAATCAACACCTTGCAAGATATCTTACACATTGAACGGCATTGAACTTGGTACAGCGTTCGAGTTTGACAAGGAAAAACTTGAAGGCAAAGCTCTGTTCCCTCACATCCTCACTAAGAATGTTTGTTATAAAGTCAACTTTGGATATGACAG ATATACAatgttaacaaaaacaaaaatagtacgGAAACGGTTAGAAATACCGGTAGAACAAGTTCTAGAAGAAAAACGAAAACGAgaggaagaaataaaaaaacagaaagaaGAGGCGGCGAGAAGAGAACGTGAAAggagagaaagagagaaaaaagACAGAGAAGAAAGGCAGAAAAAGAAACGAGAG GAAAGAGAAAGACAAGAGAGAGAGAGGAAAGCAGCTCAAGACAAGAGAGACAAGGATAATAGTATGGAGGTTGACGAAGAAAAGGAAGATAAAGATAAACAAGAAAAGGAAAAAGATAAAGAAGAGGAAATGGAAAATGATGTACAAGAAGTACCAAAAGAAGAAGAGAATTCGGAAGAACCAAAG GAAAACGGTGAAAAGTCAGATGTAGCACCTGTAGAAGTAAAAACTGAACCGATGGAGACAGAAGAGAAACCGTCCATTGATAAGGACAGTGGCGAAGTGAAAGAGGAACCAT CGGAAGACGTCAAAGAGGTCACAGAGGAGCAGGTACTCACTGGTCACGTTTTGGACAAGAGAATAAAATTCGTTATCAG GCACGCGGTGGAGGAGGAGCTGGACGGCGCGGAGGCGTGCCTGGTGCCGGGCTACGAGCTGCTGGCGGCCGCCGCGCTGGCGCCCGGCCCGCGCCGCCCCGCGCGCCTCGCCGACTGCGAG GTCATCCTGATGGTCGGTCTGCCCGGCTCCGGCAAGACCTTCTGGGCCAAAAAACACTGCTCCGAGCATCCCGACCGGCGGTACAACATCCTCTCCACTGGAGCGCTTTTCGAGCGAATGAAG GTGGACTGTAAGCCCTTCCGCTCCAGCTACGAGGGCAAGTGGGACGCCATGGTCTCTAAGTGCGCCAAGTGCGTCATTAAAATGTTGGAAATCGCCAAGGGAAGGCGCAGGAATTTTATACTCGATCAG aCCAACGTGTACCCGTCGGCGCAGCGACGCAAGCTCAGGGAGTTCGAGGGCTACCGCCGAGTGGCCGTCGTGCTGGTCGCCGACGAGAAAACGCAGCGCACGCGCGCCGCCACGCGCGAGGCCGCCGACGGCAAGGAGGTGCCCGACCCCGCCGCGCTGGACATGAAAG CCAACTTCAGCCTGCCCGAGCGCGGCGCGTGGCTGGACGACGTGCTGTATGCCGAGCTCGACGAGGCCGAGGCGCGCGAGGTGGTGGAGGGCTACCACCGCGAGGCGGCCGCGGCCGGCGCCGTGCGCGACAAGGACAAGCGCTCGCGCTCCGCCTCGCGCGACGCGCCGCCCGCCAAGCGCGCGCGCTCGCCCGACCGCGAGCGCCGCGAGCGCCGCCGCGACCACCCGCGCGACCGCG AGGACAGATGGGGCGGTGGCGGCAGTCGGTGGGGCCCAGCGAGCGGTCAGGGAGGAGGTCACGGGGGCTCCGGCGGAAGAGGGGGTCGCCGGGGTGGTCGCGACCGAGGTGGTGGCATGGGGCCCGGCCCTACGCGCTTCGACAGAGGATGGGCGCCGCCCCCGCCACG AAACGAATTTGGTCGTGACAGAGATAGTTTCCGTGGCGGTCGTGGTGGTCCAGGTGGACCTCGCCAGGACCGTGGTCCTGGAGGCCCTGGAGGACCTGGAGGCCCAGGGGGTCCTGCAGGACCCGGTGGTCCCGGACTAGGGGGACCTGGAGCCAGAGGTCCACCAGGAGGTGACCGGTTTCAACGTGACAACAGAAATCAAAATAGAGGCCCACCTCATCAGAATGACAAAAGACAAGGACCTCCCCAAg GCGGCAACCAAGGTGGTACCGGTTCATGGCAGCGAGGCTCGCAACAGCAGCCCCGCGGCCCGCGACCCACACAACAAGTTAGCAGACAG GATAATCAAAATCAACCGCAGAATCAAAACCAGAACCAGAATCAACAGCAAGGCTGGAACCAATGGGCCGGTGGCTGGGGAGGTTGGGGCAACTGGAACAATCAGAATCAAG CAGGCTGGGGCAATTGGAACAACTGGAATAACTGGGGCAACCAGCAACAGGGGGTTCAGGGCGCTGGCGGTAAGCAGCAGCCACAGCAACAGCAACAACAGCAACAGGGACAGCAGGGGCAGCAGGGACAGTGGGGTGGCTACTCGGCGCAGCAATGGTACCAGTGGCAGCAGTGGCAGCAACAGCAACAGCAAGGCTGGCAAGGG TATCAGCAGCAGCAAGGGAACCCGCAGACCAACACGAACGCCGCAGACGCGGCGCAAGCCTGGGCACAATTCTATCAG AACTACGGCGGCGCGAACACCGGCAACACAAACGCAACAAACGCCGCCGTCGAGAAAAAGTGA
- the LOC125073905 gene encoding uncharacterized protein LOC125073905, with the protein MRRNRDFDNNHHQPSPGGPLMTNHLRDLDIELELLKRKREIIQQEQEMLSRFSSKRQYDYEHRSNTYDRQESNNRQFNTNNFNTRYDGPSNSGNFTRPQGVKRQAPNQYWQPPSAPKRFTAPQKINPWQTSNPRQELGFPIRKPFPSQTGNIGGSIRPLMSIRPSISQRIQKKNQVTRKDFKPTKVTKPKPHQAPNKLSTHAVAETKKLVSQVVDTIDKKAESDQILRVDKTPTVQMKGRLELALGTIMKEIKNEHCADPKDIEHFQSPFIQRLLKHAIRTRIRSVMIDQVVGNFSDIVTKYRKKFPKETDLELVQIAKDAQSLSSKSVGVAQLIESDDPQEFYNKNMLKALYVKFDEIFENLEKLYQNKGKDLDEYIKNMPEPKKVDKTQNQSNENINPGKEKINLENLIGDGDTIKVINERLEKVKIYREFMDELIEQRLPKILPKFKDALLSIILTDKEFLVTKSMIISQLKKKVNRSFDKDIDVEFTSPIPNMMTASSSPETTVKKSMNTSETSTDSSVAKLSDTKATPTDNSSDAGKPLVSPAQSSPIKSSTNTTPKTIANNTAASPNMSTVQATPKIPPKTDDLHYVKLISRPNLPARAVIYDFLKQFKPASIKKHKSINNLLVIGFTNKEDFDKILAVNESVVGNATIIIKASEQVTKTKQSTPTQEEGDESVAKSANNSFLDDSLLGSDLDSQISDLLTSIRKANESDECPDANNSDDKIDTTGKTTETSKCVDAAKTEEKLDIAEADEKSKADNNEDKINKDAVETEQVMVKEEVQDTTNITNTNITTPVEEKNQKELQIIMEPSEEQKNNTEISSLPEKPDGDKLKDTLKESGRATPTRSSSRLASSTPSTIRTRRASRLAQNN; encoded by the exons atgagacGCAACAGAGATTTTGATAATAATCACCATCAGCCTTCTCCCGGTGGACCTCTAATGACTAATCATCTCCGt gactTGGACATAGAACTGGAGCTATTAAAACGTAAAAGAGAGATAATTCAACAAGAACAAGAAATGCTAAGCAGATTCTCATCAAAG aGGCAGTATGATTACGAGCATCGCTCTAACACATACGATCGACAAGAATCCAATAATCGTCAGTTCAATACCAATAACTTTAACACTAGATATGACGGTCCTAGCAATTCTGGTAATTTTACCAGACCCCAAGGAGTTAAACGCCAAGCACCTAATCAATATTGGCAACCCCCATCAGCTCCCAAACGTTTCACAGCTCCTCAAAAAATTAACCCTTGGCAGACTTCGAACCCCCGTCAAGAATTGGGATTTCCTATCCGAAAACCCTTTCCGTCTCAAACTGGTAATATTGGAGGATCAATCAGACCCCTTATGAGCATTCGGCCAAGCATTAGCCAaagaattcaaaaaaaaaatcaggttACACGCAAAGATTTCAAACCTACTAAGGTAACTAAACCTAAACCTCATCAAGCGCCCAATAAACTTTCCACTCATGCTGTTGCGGAAACTAAAAAATTAGTTTCCCAAGTAGTAGATACCATTGATAAGAAAGCTGAGTCTGATCAAATCTTGCGTGTTGATAAAACACCTACGGTTCAGATGAAGGGTCGTCTCGAGTTAGCTTTAGGTACAATCATGAAAGAGATTAAGAACGAACATTGCGCTGACCCAAAGGACATTGAGCATTTTCAATCCCCATTTATACAGCGTCTGTTAAAACATGCTATTCGAACACGTATAAGGAGTGTCATGATAGATCAGGTTGTTGGCAACTTTAGTGACATTGTTACTAAATACCGCAAGAAATTCCCGAAGGAAACTGATCTTGAGTTAGTACAAATAGCAAAAGACGCCCAAAGTTTAAGCTCAAAGTCAGTCGGTGTTGCACAGCTTATAGAATCAG ATGATCCCCaagaattttacaataaaaatatgttgaaagCACTCTACgtcaaatttgatgaaatatttgagAAT CTGGAAAAGTTATACCAAAATAAAGGTAAAGATTtagatgaatatattaaaaacatgccTGAACCAAAAAAGGTAGACAAAACTCAGAATCAAAGTAATGAAAATATCAATCCTGGcaaagaaaaaattaatttgGAAAACCTTATTGGAGATGGAGACACAATCAAAGTAATAAATGAGAGATTAGAGAAAGTCAAGATTTATAGAGAGTTCATGGATGAACTTATTGAACAAAGACTGCCTAAAATCTTACCGAAATTCAAAgat GCACTCCTATCCATTATACTCACTGACAAAGAGTTTTTGGTCACAAAATCAATGATAATATCCCAATTAAAGAAAAAGGTGAACAGAAGCTTTGATAAAGATATTGATGTTGAATTTACCAGCCCAATCCCCAATATGATGACTGCATCTTCTTCTCCTGAAACTACAGTTAAAAAATCGATGAATACTTCTGAAACCTCTACAGACTCTTCTGTAGCAAAATTATCGGATACTAAAGCTACACCAACAGATAACTCCTCTGATGCAGGAAAACCTTTAGTTTCACCTGCACAGTCATCACCTATTAAATCATCTACAAATACAACACCAAAAACCATTGCAAATAATACTGCTGCATCTCCTAATATGTCTACGGTACAAGCCACCCCTAAGATACCACCAAAGACAGATGATTTGCATTATGTCAAG cTGATCAGTCGCCCAAATTTGCCGGCCAGAGCTGTAATATATGATTTCTTGAAGCAATTTAAACCAGCATCAATCAAGAAACACAAAAGTATCAATAATCTTTTAGTCATCGGATTCACTAATAAGGAAGACTTTGATAAAATACTTGCAGTTAATGAATCTGTTGTTG gCAATGCAACAATCATAATAAAAGCCAGTGAACAGGtaaccaaaacaaaacaatctaCACCAACACAAGAGGAAGGTGATGAAAGTGTGGCAAAATCCGCTAACAATTCTTTCTTAGATGATAGTCTGCTTGGTTCAGATCTCGATAGTCAGATATCAGATTTATTGACATCTATCAGGAAAGCTAATGAATCAGATGAATGTCCTGACGCAAATAATAGTGATGATAAAATTGATACAACAGGGAAAACTACTGAAACTAGCAAATGTGTCGATGCAGCTAAAACTGAAGAAAAGCTTGATATAGCTGAGGCTGATGAAAAAAGCAAAGCTGATAATaatgaagataaaataaataaggatgCAGTAGAAACTGAACAGGTTATGGTAAAGGAAGAGGTACAAGATACAACAAATATAACCAATACCAATATCACAACACCAGTGGAAGAGAAGAATCAAAAAGAACTACAAATTATTATGGAACCCAGTGAAGAGCAAAAGAATAATACTGAAATCAGCAGTTTGCCAGAGAAACCAGATGGTGATAAGTTAAAAGATACTTTAAAGGAATCTGGAAGAGCCACACCTACTAGAAGCTCTTCACGCTTAGCTAGCTCTACTCCAAGCACCATAAGAACTAGGAGAGCTAGCCGACTTGCACAAAACAACTAA
- the LOC125073920 gene encoding dynein regulatory complex protein 8, with protein MARKEEPKIQPNNDLEKKIIEAFEVFDHSGKQVVDVREIGTILRSLGCCPTEAEIQEVILATENKEATGNIPLLNFLPYMCKAMIEHRFYPASAEMLLAAFRYFDKEQRGFLTKEKFAQLMLEEGEPFTQEEFDEMMQTALDPVTDTITYEYYINQLMVAPRDVYNIADEVELERKRIEAAAPKKRRASSLLRATQI; from the exons atggCTAGAAAAGAAGAAccgaaaa TTCAACCTAAtaatgatttagaaaaaaagataatagAAGCTTTTGAAGTATTCGATCATTCAGGCAAGCAAGTAGTTGATGTACGAGAAATTGGAACCATTTTGCGCTCTTTAG GTTGTTGCCCTACAGAAGCTGAAATACAGGAAGTCATCCTTGCTACAGAAAATAAAGAAGCTACTGGAAATATTCCACTTCTGAACTTTCTTCCATACATGTGCAAAGCAATGATAGAACATAG attttatccAGCTAGTGCAGAAATGTTACTCGCAGCATTTCGTTATTTTGATAAAGAACAACGTGGTTTCCTTACTAAGGAGAAATTTGCACAGCTCATGCTTGAAGAAGGAGAACCTTTTACACAG GAGGAATTCGACGAAATGATGCAAACAGCGCTAGATCCAGTAACAGATACTATTACTTACGAATATTATATCAATCAGCTTATG GTTGCTCCTAGagatgtttataatatagcaGATGAAGTGGAGCTTGAAAGAAAAAGAATAGAAGCCGCCGCTCCAAAGAAACGACGGGCATCCTCCCTTTTGAGAgcaacacaaatataa